The following is a genomic window from Manihot esculenta cultivar AM560-2 chromosome 9, M.esculenta_v8, whole genome shotgun sequence.
gtattttttttttctagaagAAACTAGCCACCCTAAATGTATCACTATCTACcagattaaaatattaaaccaaGTAGAGGATGCCTCATTTTATAGTATAACTCTTATGTCTATAACCCTGGTGTTACTTATACTATTACATTGCCTAATGAGAAAACATTGTTTAACTAGTCTTACTTAATGTTGAATGCAATTCATAGTGTTGCTTGACTGAATATCCctacttttaaaatattattagaccaataagttattttaaataCCTAAAATTTTCGAACTGATTAATAGTTCGCACTAAAACCAAGTTTCAAACTCGTTTATATCAAAAGAAAGTTTCACTACATTTATAAAATAGAACTGAAAAAGGACACTAAATTAGTTCGAAGCACATGATAAATCAGTCCATATGAGGAGATACGTGAAGATTAAAGAACAGGGTGGTGTAGTGCCATTGATATGGAAGAAGAATCTCATAATATTAATTAGAACCATGACAAAATAAAGAGCTCGGAAGCAGCTAAACCCTAAAATTTAAGTCGTGAATAGATGGCAGGTTTGGCTTAGGTATTTCTACAAACAGTTACATCGAATTTGTTAAAACTGAAGAAGAAAACTAAAAATCATATTAAGTAAAGCGAATTCACTATCAGAATTATAAAAAGAATACCTCCAACAAAGAGCTTAGTAGCTATGCTGCGGCAGCAAACCAAAAGAGCAGGAGGAAGAAGAGAAGTTGATATGATACTGCTTTTTCCCGCGATTCTCCTAAGAGCCGCCATTAGAAGTGGTGAGTGGAAGAGATAGAGTGAGTGTATTTGTCCGCAATCTCCGTCGGAAAATCGACGTCGATCGGTGAACTTAAATTTCCGATTAGTCTGCAGAAGAGAAGGGTGCGCGTTAGCGAAGCTCCACCTGCCTAAATGTACTCGTGTAGACTTAAGATTGGGtaaattataaattagttttgTGGTGAGGTAAAATTTACACATTAatccttttcttttaaaaagtcACCCCATTAAATTATTGACAttttaataatcaaattaatcttTGTAATGTTTTTAAATGGGTAAAAGcaatttttttaagtaaaataaagggaaaataatataaactgAACTATCATAATATCTCAAAACAATTCCTcaatttgatgaattaaaaaaGTTTTGATTTTAGTAAAAAATGTCTTGCTTAAAACCCctttttttgtaaataataatgTTATTTTAAAATCCCTCAGTTTGTCTGTAAAAATTTTACAGAGATCCTGTTGATTTCTAACATATACTTTGAAATTAACTAATAACTAATAATTAATAGTTGATTGTAATTATAGCTGATAATTGATTCTAATTATCTACTGTTAGTgtataaaataactaataaatattcatatatatcaatttattacatcaataaataattagaCCTCATAGCCTAGGCCTCAATTTATTACATTTCGTGCTATCAGTTATcaacattatataaaaatttcaaataaatttatatttcagcCATTAATTATTacgttttcaattttaaataaatggtGAATTGAAACATTTGGAGTTTGAGGCCTAGGAGCAGAGACTGTTGCATCTTTGTAGGTATTGTCCCAAGGTGAAAGCCGACATGGAGTCTGTTAAATCTGTCCAGTGTTTGTATAGTTGATGGCCATAGTTTTAAACGGTGGCGTTTCGGGGCGTTTGCTTTGACATCTATGGAGGACTTTCAACTTTCCATGCATTCTTGTTATATGTTATGGACAGCACGAAATAAGACTGTTTTTGATCCAATGAATCCCATAGATTGTATTAATTAAAAgtcaaagaaaaggaaaaaataaataatatgaagAAGAGGCGTCATAAAGAAATAGAAAGCAGAGGCAAACATCATTTCCCACCAACTGTCCTTAGTTCCTTATTAACACAGATTTTGACCCAACTGCTAGTGTCCTACGGAGCCTGAAAAACTGCAAATGACCTCTTGAGATTCATAAAAACTTTCTGTTTCTATTGCTACAACATTTCCATCAGAGTGGAGGACACCCTAATACTGAAACAAATAATAAATCCCTTCCAACCACAACCAGGTAACTTTACGGCAAATATGAATAAGCTCATTACAGGGACGTGTGTCACCCTTATATCTGTGGACTAGACTGTACACCAAACTCAATGTTACAAGCATGCATCCTTTACGTGATCAGATATGCCAATGGAAAAGGCTGCCGTGTCTCTCTAGTACCTCAGGAATGATGCACCTTCAGCAGTGCTTGATAAAACATGTCAATAAATTGATCATCCTGCCAAAATAAGTGTGTCAGGAGGTTAATAGATGTTctaacatttaaaataaaactaaaaatcaatGGGTGCTTGTAAAAAATCCACAACAAAAGAGGATCAGAACCTTGCATGCTAAGCatccaaaaaatatttcaaatactcAGCTGTAACATTCTAGAACCATTGTTATCCATTAGTTTATATCTCCCTCTCTCTCAAATTCCAAGCAATTGGAGGGACCAAGGTTGCCCCTTCAGTCAGTCTCTCAACCTTCCATCTCCCCCCCCgttcttttttttcttagtACACAACTTCCACCCTACACAAATCCCCATTTAGCATTTTTCTTGTCCCACCATACCAACTTCAGATTTCAAGTACTATATCAAAGTCAAATGAATGTTAGGGCAACTATTTGCCTGAACAAGGAACCAGCAAATGTCAAAAGGCTGATGGATAACCACAAGCTTAAAATTCAATGCCTGCATCGGAGGGGTAAGTTGCAACTTTCTAATGGATGCCAAAGCAGCAAAGATCAATTCATCACCACTCAGTTCCATGAACAAGTCTTAGAAACATTTTCACGGATGTCAAGGATTATAAGGTAAGcttatcacatgtatccactaCCTCTCAGAACTGTGAAATAACTGAGCTAGTGGCAAGCTAATTACCACTCATTTCCAATAAATAAAAGAGTGAATTAACAGCAAAAATTTTCACAAATTTGATCAGAAGGAAAGCATAAAGCCCCTAATTCACAGCAGCACAGACATTTTATGTTCTCAGCAATGgagaaaatatagaaaaaatgtTTTCATCTTTTAAAGAAGATGAGAAATCACAGAATTGGGAGATCAGAGAGTAAAATACCTGAACAAGTGTCAAAAGTGCATCACGGACTTTGTCTCTGTTAATAACAGGTGTGGTAGAAGAACTAGGAGTCAAAGATGGGGGTGGCGTGGGAGGTGGAAAGGGTTGAAGCATTGGGGTCCCATATGGGCGTTGCAGATTTAGGGGAGGATGAAGAGCAGGAGCAGTAGGCAGAGGTGATGAGATAGGAGGAGCCATCAATGTGGACGAAGAAGGTGGAGTAAAAAATGAAGAGGGCTTCACAAGATTAGTAACACGATTGCTACTGCTGATTGGATCAGGTGTGTCACGGATGGCTACTGAAGTAGGCAAAGATGAAAGAGGAAGAGATGGTAGTTGTGGAGTTTGTGAAGGTGGGGAAACGATATTAGGCGTATGGGAGGGTGTTGAGACAGTGACTGCAGAATGATAAGGTTGTCTTGAATTTGCCAAATTAGGGGCACCGCTTCCAATATTCATAGCTGCCTGCAATAATAGTATCAACCAACTTATCAGGAAGTGACATGATGGACATAACAAGAGCCAGGTGGAAATGATGCCAAAATAACACAAATGCAGCATAGCAAGTAAATGTGCAAATGTCAACTATGTTGCATGCCAAAAGCACACACATCATAAACAATTAAATGGAAAACCATATACTGCGAATCATAAACAAGTTCTCCACAACTTAGCTATCGCTCCAGTTTTGAATGATATAAGCCAGTAGTTGGAAGCTCACGCTACTGCTTCTGGATTTACTTCCATCAATTGTATCAGTTCTACAAGAGCCAAGAGGGGACATTCTGTACCATATGATATAACTAATAcatggcagactctgacaagtAATTACGGGTCTATAATATGATGCATGGAAGAAATTTCCAATTTAGTGAAATGTCCCAAAGGACCACCAAAATAACTTCCTTAGAATTACAAGGACAAGTGGTTTAAGTAAGAACGAGATTCTTGCTACTGATCAATAGTTGTAAAATATCTACAATCCTTTCTGTAGTGCCACTATACAGTAGTAATAGTTAAAGTAGTACTTAAAATATCACAATATAATCAGGTCCATTGGAAAAATATAGAACTCTTGATGTTGAACAAAGGGATCAGGCGAAAAAAAATCACTAGACACAAAAGAGAAACTAATCCTTAGCTTTATTTAATTGCcaataataatcataataaaaGTCTTACTAATAAAATATCTAACCATAAGTATTTAAAAACTAGCAATCCTACTAAGATTAGGATTAAGAAACCCTAATCAAATACTAATTAGGATTCCTAAACAAAACAAACtagaaacaaaataataaatccAATAACAATAGTAGATTTGTTAAAATTCCAAAATCAtaaaactctaaacttccaaATTCTAGAATGACTAATAACTCCTTAAACTTCCAATATTGCATCATTATCTACTGTACAATGAGTTACCACCTAAAATGATGAACTCAGAAATAGTCTGAAAAACTAGGACAGCATCCATACATTCACTGAAACAAATAActgaatatattatattaatagcaGATTGTAAATTAAAACAATCTAAAAGAAAAGTGGTGGGCTAGAGGCACGTACACTAAAGAAATTATCAAAGGAAGAATCCTCTGGACCATCAGTTGGAGCAGAGACAGTTGATGAAGGCTCCAACGGACCTTCAATCACTGACATACTCGGAACTGCTTCAAGCTCCTCAAATTCACTACAATATAATATGGTATGAGTAACGGGCTAAAAAATGTTGACATCTCAATTGGCAAAATAGAAGATAATAGGACGGTATTCCATGGTAACATTTGTAAACTCCTGGAGAACAAAATGTGAATctataataattgaattattgAACATGACCTAGACTTGAGAAGAAAAGGGAAAGTACTCCAGTAAACAGTATTAAAAGCAGTGTTATCAAGGCGAGAGGTGACACTAAGACGATAGGGTCCCCTATCACCGCAGGTGAGAGGCGAGGCAACGCCTTTTTAAAAAAGGCGACAAAGCCaaaattttgttatatattataaatagacatatatatgcatataaacACTTCAATAAACACCCAtatttaaaggaaaaattacatgttgaaatgaaatatatattatttgcaagagagaaatttttttttttaaaaaaaagggaaaacaaAAAGAGGATTTGCTGCTGTGCCAGGTTCAGCAAAGAGAGAAGAGGATCagaaagagaaggaaaaaaggagaagagagaaaaattaaaaaagaagacATGCTGCTATGCTGGTACAGTGGGGAGAGAAgagaggagaaagaagaagaagaagaagaagagagaaagagagaacgGAGGAGAGACATACCTGGTTGATGTTATTTGGAGCAAGAAAGAGTAAGAAATTTGCTGCAGAAGTGTTATCTGCTGTTtgaaagagatagagagagactAGAATTTCTCTTTTGTTGTTTaaaagcatttttttttttaaaaaaaaaagggcttGCTTCAGTGAGGCGTCGCCTCTGGTGCCTTTGTGGACTGAGTCGCCTCTGTGCAGGCGCCTTGCCTCAGTCAAGCGAGGCGAGGGGGTGGCGCCTCACCTCTTGCCTTTTATTGCCTTTAACAACACTGATTAAAAGTTACATTaccacttaaaaaataaataaataaataaacccgaAGAGTAAAATCTATATCAGAATCTTCCTATATATGCATAATACATAAAGCTGGAAAAACAAATCACAGCTCTCAATCTCAGTCATGTAGTGTTTCTAAACCACTATAACATCACATTCCATAGTATTTTTATTTGCCACTTATTGTCCTTGGATTCACATTGTAAAGGCAGAAGACAGGACAAGTGCATgagcaaatgggtgtttgcaccAGCATGAGTGGTTCATATATCATGAGAATCAACGTTTATGAGGTATCTAATCTTCCTTTGAATATATTCTAATAGAATTAATACCTTTTACTTGAAGATACCTTTGACTTTGGAGGAACCTTTGCGTATGCATTAAGTATCCTGTAAAAGGAAAAGTATCAAGCGGTAACTACTAGATCCAGACACTTAATATCAACGTAAACTAGCAAGCAAGCCCACGCTATACAAAGCGTTACGTTTTGATATTTTACCTTATTATTGAATGAATTGCATTCAGGTTGTATTAGCTTTGATATTGCATGTATTTTAAAAGTTGACAAAGTAATAGATAAACAGATATTAGCTACTATTTATTCTTTGCTTCCAGTACAAAATAACATCTAAGAAAATGATATGGTGCCATGTTCTGCTGAACAGAAGGGACTGTAGGGAGGAGAGCTATCCGACTGAAGCGAAGGACGAAAACTCAATACAACATCACAACTAAATGCAATCCAttgaacaataaaaataaaataaaataagcaaTGACTTGAACTCCATAACCAAAGTCATTGTGAAAAACATAATACACAGCGTGATCCTAGAGAAAAATGCAGAAAACACATCTATATGAGAAGTGGGAAACCAAAAAAATCTTTACAAATAACAGCTATATGACCAGAGAAAAATGGCACCTAACTTTGATAACTTCATCAAGTAAAAGAGTGGAAAACCAAAATAAcccaaaaattaaaagaaaatagaaaggcAGTCAACgtttttttacaaataataaCTTGGTCACACCACAGTCACAGATAGCCCATTCAACAAACTTGTGAACaaaaagcaaaaaagaaaattggATATGCAgtcttaataaaaaatagaattatacACAATTTTTAGAACCAGACACTATCCAAACAAAAGCCTACTAGCAAAAGAACAAGTTATCCACAAAGCCAAACAAATAAACCTTTTAATAAACAAGACATACTTCAACCCACCACTACTATATATAGTCTGATAGGCTGAACTGAAACCAAAGAATGAAATCAACTACTTTCATTCAATGAATCCTCTTTCAATATactaatcatatatatatatatatatatgattagtATTTCCAAATGTCCTTCACTGTGATAATCCCCTGTGCTTTTCTCCCGCCTGCAAAAATTCTCTTAACTTCTAACAAGGCCAATTTATAACCTCCATTAGTTACCCAAGTCTTAGATTCATACAATTAGTTCCTCACCCATCCAATAATACTCATTAGGCATTTAGTCTGTTGAAATTTGAAGGTAACTTCTGATATCAATCTAAAAATGTTAAATAAGAAATGTTCTGTACCTACTAAAGAGGTTGGCAACTTCCTCACATTCACGAGAATTGTAAAACCAAATACCATTAACTTCCTGGGCTGCATTTCGATACAACAAATATGGCACTTGAACTTCATATTCAAAATCTCCCAAAAGATTCTCTACAAGGTTTTctgtttgtaaaaaaaaattaaaaaaaaaatttcaagaaaCTTGATGACAAATGAGTAACTACATATGATAGAATGCATCTTCATGAATCAATATTTCAGTAAAAAATGGTTAACTGACGCTTGGTTGGGTAAAAAAACTTGAAAAATGCAAAAATATAGTATGGAACTGCATTCAGCACTAAGAGCTGTAATATCACAACTCAAAAGAAGCATTGTCTACAAATCCGAACCTGTATTTCGCCGATTCATTACAATGAACTGAAACCGCGGTTGAGTATTCCTTTAACaatgaaaagaagaagagaaaaacagCAGCCAACATTAGTTCAGCCAAGTTTCGGTAAAATCCGATCTTCTCTAACACATTATAATCGATTAATAACAAAAAAGTAATACATCTCTctgactctctctctctctcacacaaaCACACTGAGTGAGAGCCAAAAACAGAGTACCTCTTAACGACAAATAGAGATCCTTCAACGTCCTTCCTACTCTGCAACGACAAAATGATTATTCCAAGAAGAAAGCAATAAATCAGGAAAATGAAACGCAAACATAAATCTAAAACGAGCTCATCAGCCAAACGgacaaagaaagcaaaagaataAGCGAACCTACCCACTGGTTGCTCTCGATATTAAATTCGTAGAAAGTGACATGGGCAGCCGTGATCAGAATCTCTTCAATGAATGGATCGATTCTCTGCAGAACAGTGAGATTGAGCATCTTAGTGCTCTGCTGATCCAGATTCGGCATCAATTTCCCCGTCTGAGACATTTTTATGATTCGTTACACAACCCTAAACCCTATCTGACTGAGAATTTTCCCTCTATTTCCCCGGGAAAGatgttagagagagagagagagagagagccgtGAAGGACTACTGTTCCGTTATAGTGAGGGAAAATGGAGCAATTTATTTTCCAGAAAGACAAATATGGCCCTCAAGAGCTTCTTCTTTACTTACTCAGCAGGCTTTGTGTTTTTCTGTAGGGATGCGGTGTGGTTCCACTtccatataataatataaattccaTTTTGTaccataataaatttaaatttagattgATTATTTAAATCGAATTCCTATAAAATTCTTTACatgatatataattattaattaatatataatttttgtaaatatttaatttcaaaattattaatttattaagctacataatgagtttttttttttacaaaaaaagtGATTAACATTAGGCTTACACTAGCTCAATTTAGAACCCTAAAAAAGGGGCTAAGTCAATAATTTAAGCTCATAAATTGCATTATTTGGGTTTTCTAAGCTAAGGCTAAATGAGATTTCccttttgaatattttttaaaatcttttattaagaaattaaagGAGTGAGGATTTGTGTCTACCAAATGTATGATATACTTTAATATAGACAACTTCGTTTCTTTTAATAGTTAATTTGCATTTGATCCTTAATCTATCGTCTTAagcttaattaattatatgggagtaaaaggaaaaaagaaaaaggatgatAAAGAAGATCAAGCAATGGCCAATGAAGCaacacaaaataatattttcatttaaataattcccaagacaagaaattagaaaCATTTTGACTCATTGTAAGGATTTAAATTCGATACTTCACACTCGTAAGCAAACATGAAGAGAATAATTAATTCTTCTGTTTTCGAAGAGCCAGACCAGAAATCACAACCAACAACATGAACACTACAACTGAAACAAAGCCAGCCACCACAGCTCCACTAGCTTTCTGGCAAAAATCACCAAATTGTTGGCAAATAGCAAGCCAGTTTGAGCTTGAGTTTCCATTATGAGCTAAGTACACTATAGCCGCCGCAGCCGCAGCAGCCGCCGTGTTTAGAGTTAGCGCAACCTGCATATAATAAACAAACATCACACATCATTTTCAATATCAAATACCAGATTACGAGTCAAAATCCTAAACTTTTAAACATTACAATGTCCAAAACGAGAAGAAGAAGCCTTGGTCCAACAGCGTAAGGGCGAATAATAGCCACAACTGAGAAGGGAAGAGAGAGGACTAAGTAGCCTGCAACTATCGCCATAGCAATAACAAAGAATCTGCAGCCATGGATGAAGGGTTTCTCAGTTactgcatgcataaacataactagTTTTGACGTAAGAATCAATTAAGATGAAGAGATGTCACGTACTGAAAAGTGGGGAGATCATCATAACTAGCTTCAAACTGGAAGAACTGAGTGAAAAATGGAAGAGTCTCATCACTGGTAGCCATTGTTGCAGCAGCAGAAAGAGCTGCAATTACAGCACCAAGTCTCAAAAGAAAGTCACATATAGCAATACCCTTTTTATATCCTCCTCCATGGCTGGTGGTGGAAGTTCCAATCAGAGGAGCTTTTCCTTTAGCAGCAGCACTGGATTCAGCGGCAggaatatcaattgaagttgaCATATTTCAAGAGAAAATTGAAGGTAGCTTTTAGATTTTGGGACTTAATAAGAAGAGTGAAAATTGCTTGTGATGAACAGGGGAAGAAAGGTTGAAGGGTTATATAAGAGAGAAGTAGAGGAGTTGGTTGTGTTGAAGTAGTTAGTGTTCTGAATACTCAACCATGTAATAGAAAAAATTCAACtgtgattttttaaatatacttgTTAAGAAATTTCTGGTTAGTAAGGCTTGAGAGGAGTTGTtgctaattttcattttttataatgaaaaattacTATCAAGTTCTTATACTTGTAGAATTTTTACTAGTTCATccctatttcaaaatcactcaaTTAAAAGGTCTCTTGAAATTATTTAGTCTTTTTATCAAATAAGACTAAATAATATGATTatttatgataataaaaactaaatatgataaataatttaaaataattaacaattttttgtttaataaaaGTACTAAAGAGTtagatttataaaatatagaaacgttttaattaaatgattttaaaatagagataagttagttaattttataaaaatttaagaatttaataataatttacttttttataattagaaGGTCAATTAGCCTTTTGGTCAAATTTGCTTATGAAGCAAAAgctgaaaaaataaaagttgaGCAAATAATACTAACTACTCAATTTTGATGGATTGGATGTGTAAGAATGTATGAATCAATATATTATATATCTGTTCATAATCTAttacttataaaatttaattatctgGTAATTTtgacttaaaaaaatattatatatagtaGCAAggtttattgtatttttaaaagaacTTAAGTTGATTTAAAATGAATTGTTGAGGAATATTAATTAGTCATTTGGACCAGACTATTTTAGCATATTATACCATCATTGTATCAATATGATCCACTGTCAACAACCGAATATTATATATACATTTGACtacattaaataattttgagcaTATATACATTTgactatattaaataattttgagcgAGTGATAATTAGGGTTTTTGTGTGTATGAGAAAATTTAATCTCGATAGATGGTGCtctcctcttttatttattttttttagtgatGTATAACTGCCACCCTATTATAGTGTCACCTGTTGCTGTCACACAGAGCTGTACGTACAGACGTACCTGCTTGTCCACCATCGTCAACCAGTCATTTAATTCccatcaggcggccatttaattttatttcggCGCTCATATTAATAGGGTCACGACATAGTTGGACTTGTTCTTCTACTCCCGTCATCGTCACCGTCATCGTCACCGTTACCATCACGTCAAATAAGCTTGGTTCCTCTCTGATTAGCCCGAATTTTTAGTCAACTCAATCTATTTTAGCAATGGGTTGGATAGTGTACCGATGGATTAACTTATATAGTGGACTCTAATGACTAGTAATGAATCTTAGGCCTAactctttcttctcttcttccagAATTCGATCTTAGTGTAGATGTCAGTGGACAAGCAGTTACAGGAAAAACTCCGTTCTCTGCAATTCCTTAACATATTTTGAATATCTATAAAGAAACCATTGTATTTGTATTTACGTTAGTTTCAAGATTAATGCattgaatatttaattaaaatcataattaaatactttaccttataaaatcataataagtaaataaaaattaattatattattaataatttgtagaaaaaaaaaaatatacatattatCGCTGATTGCATTGTAAATTTACCATTTGTGTTCTTCGCTTTTATAAATTCATAAGTTTAGACGAAagcaaatttattttgtttataaaattttatagtcaCAATAGTAAAGACAAAAATCTGGAACCATTTCTAATTTTTGTTTCAAGTCATAATTATgactttaataaaatttaggggtttaatagatttaaaatgTATTTGTCTATATAATCTTCCTTGAGGGAATTAAATCTTCAAACTCCCTCATCCCTTATTAGAAATTAAGAACTTAaacactaatttttttaattgatttcttttttcatcAATTCTCTTCTttgcaattaaaaattttcattaaaaaaatttactatcatATATGCCTTAACAAGTGCAAAGGTTAGATCTGTGAAGCTGTTTAACCCAGGTTAATCAATGATCTCAAATATCATCCATTTTAACCCAGGTTAATCAATGTTTCATTGTTAATTAGCATACACTAAAGTTGCCAAAATTAAGAAGTGCACAGCAAAATACATTAATTGAAAGCAGCTGTATAGGATACTGTGAAACTGTCATGTCTGCTTTCTTTTTACTTGCTGCTCTTCTATAGACTAAAACCCTAGGT
Proteins encoded in this region:
- the LOC110622925 gene encoding mRNA-decapping enzyme-like protein gives rise to the protein MSQTGKLMPNLDQQSTKMLNLTVLQRIDPFIEEILITAAHVTFYEFNIESNQWSRKDVEGSLFVVKRNTQPRFQFIVMNRRNTENLVENLLGDFEYEVQVPYLLYRNAAQEVNGIWFYNSRECEEVANLFSRILNAYAKVPPKSKVSSSKSEFEELEAVPSMSVIEGPLEPSSTVSAPTDGPEDSSFDNFFSAAMNIGSGAPNLANSRQPYHSAVTVSTPSHTPNIVSPPSQTPQLPSLPLSSLPTSVAIRDTPDPISSSNRVTNLVKPSSFFTPPSSSTLMAPPISSPLPTAPALHPPLNLQRPYGTPMLQPFPPPTPPPSLTPSSSTTPVINRDKVRDALLTLVQDDQFIDMFYQALLKVHHS
- the LOC110621888 gene encoding casparian strip membrane protein 1, with the protein product MSTSIDIPAAESSAAAKGKAPLIGTSTTSHGGGYKKGIAICDFLLRLGAVIAALSAAATMATSDETLPFFTQFFQFEASYDDLPTFQFFVIAMAIVAGYLVLSLPFSVVAIIRPYAVGPRLLLLVLDIVALTLNTAAAAAAAAIVYLAHNGNSSSNWLAICQQFGDFCQKASGAVVAGFVSVVVFMLLVVISGLALRKQKN